ATCGCTATCCTGATCGAAGGCGATATATTTGCCCGAAGAGTGCAGATAGGGCGCGAGCACGCGCGTGTACCAGCCGCCGCCCGGGCCGTATTCGGCCACGGTCATATCGGGCGCGACCTGGAAGAATTCGAGCGTTTCGGCGGGGTTGCGGTACTGGTCGCGCGCGCGGTCGTCATCGCGCACATCGGCTGCCAGCACGGTTTCGAGATCGGCGGCGTGGTTGTCGGCAGCGAGCGGTGACGCGACGAGAGCGGCAACGGCGGCAGTCAGCATAAGACGCATGGAAATCCTCCTCAATTCATCCGGCAGTGTTCTGGACCTGCCGCGGGTGGATGACAAGGCGAAGACGGCTTCCTATCTGCTGGGCACAAGGAGATTGACGAGTATGGCTCAACAACAGGCGATCGTTGCCGGCGGATGTTTCTGGTGCACCGAAGCGGTGATGAAAGACGTGATCGGCGTCAGCGCAGTGGAAAGCGGCTATATCGGCGGGCACCAGCCCAATCCGACCTACAAGGAAGTCTGCACCGGCAATACCGGCCATGCCGAGGGCGTGCGCGTGACCTTCGACGATGCGCAGATCACGTTGGCGCAGCTCTACGATGTGTTCCTGGGCACGCATGACCCGACCCAGCTTAACCGGCAGGGCAACGATGTCGGCACGCAATACCGCAGCGCGATCTTCCCGCTCGACGGGCAGGAAGACGAAGCGCGCGCGGCGATCGCGCGCTGGAACGACGAACACCCGGGCCAGCAAGCGGTCACCACGATCGAAAGCGGCGAATGGTATCCGGGCGAGGATTACCATCAGGAATATTGGGAAGGCGAAGGCCAGCGCAATCCCTATTGCCAGGCGGTGATCCCGCCCAAGCTGATGAAGCTGCGCAGGAGCTTCCAGAAATACCTCAAGCAAGACGCCTGAGGAAAAGTCCCGCGGGTCCCTGGGGCGATTTCGTGATCGGGATTGGGCCGCGCGGCATCCGACCCGCGCGGGTCATTGTGGGAAAGCGCGCAAGCTGCAATTGTCGGCGTCATGCCGGGAGCACCGACCAAGGCCCTCACCAGCGACCATGTCGTCCATGATGACGGCAGTGTCGCGTTCGCCTGTTCGCAGGACGATGCGCTGTGGCCGTGGACGGTGATCGGTCCGCACCACCCGGGTGCGATCCAGGCGGCGAGTTACTGGCTCAGCGTCGAATGCGCCATGGCGCTGGGCGGGTGGGACCCGGACAAATGGTCGGCGCTGACCTGGACCCGCTGGAGCTGCGGCGAGCCCGGCGCCGGGCGCATGGCCCGCGGTCGCTACGAACGGACAAGAATCGAAGGCAAGGAAAGCTTCTCGATCCAGCTCTACGATGCGCAGGACGCGCCGATCTGCCGCCTCGATGGGCGCGGCGTGGTGTTCCGCACACGCGATTTCGCCCAGTGGCGCAGCAGTGCCAAGGACCGCGGGGAGCAGCTGCGATCGGACCGCTTCGCCTATGCCGGGCACGAGGCGCTGGGGATTGCGCCGGGAGAACTCCCTTTCCTCGGCCCGCTCGACGGCAGTGCCGGCAGCGCCGCCACCGGCCTGCTCGACCACGCCAATGCCATGCCGCCCGCCCATCCCTGGCTCGACGGCTCGGGCGACCATGTGAACTCGGCGCATCTGGCCGAAGTCGCCCGGCAATTCGTCAGCCTGCTGTGCGCGGGCCAGCCGTTCCGCGTGACCGCCGCCGAGATGCGCTTCGACCGCTATGTCGAACTGGGTGTGCCCTTCACGGTCGAGCGGACCGAGGGCGATGACGAAACCGCGGTGGACATGGCCATTCGCCAGTCCGGCCGCGTCTGTACACAGATATCGTATCGGATCTCTCCGGAAGATCCGGAGACCGGGAAAAGACAGATCTAGTCTTGGCGAAACAGCAGGTTGCAAAGACCGCCCCCAGAAGACAAAGTCTTGAGGTCAAACTGGGGGTCGGCAAAATGTATAGACTATTCGCTGCTGCAACACTTCTGATCGCGGCACCGCTTTCCGCACAGCAAGTCCACGAGCAGCAGGCGGCCTTCGACGCTGCGGTTCTGAGCGACCGGGAGCTGATCGCAGAGGCGCAGGCCAATCGCTGGCTCGAACAGCCCTGCGATATCGGCGTTCCCCTGTTCGGCGAGATTTTGGAACGAGGCCTCGGCGACACACATGTCGCGCGGGCTCAACTCTTCGCGGGCGCCCTGTGCGATGATGAACGCGACGATTATGCAGCGGGTATGGCCAAGGTCCGCCAGCTCGAGGCGGGCTGGCCGGACTTCGACTTTACCGATCTCGGCCTGTATTTCGCTGTTCGCTCGAACAATGCGGCCGAGTATCTTTCTCGCATGCGGGCGCTCGACAATGGCCAGCTTGGGGAGTTCGAACCACAAAGATTCTGGCAAGGCTTCCGCATGGTTCGTGACCAGGGTGCCGAAGACCGCTTCGATGACATCATGCTGGAGTGGATCGATGCCCGGCGTCTCGCATACCTACCGGCGGATTTGCACGCCGGGGTAGCCATGGCTGCGCTCAGCGCGGCGATCCGGCATGGCCGCACGGAGATGGCTCCACAATTGCTCGCGACCATCCGCTCTCCCGCTGATTACCTGACCTTGCTGTCCATGCGGGAATATGAAGCGATCTGGCCTTTCGCGGCAGAACGGGCCGGCCCCAATCTCGAGGCCATAACGGATGAGTATGTGTTCTGGGCCAGCGCGCGTCTTGAAAACCACCCCAGCGATCGCGATCGATTCTCGGACGCAGCCCACGCCCTTCATTATGCGGGACGATTCGAAGAGGCGATTGCGCTTGCACGCCAGTGGCGCGAGCGGGATGGGTCTATGGCTTCGATCGAGGAGGGCGATGGCTGGACCCTCAATATCGAAGCCTACGCCAACGACGCACTGGGACGCCGCGACGAGGCCGACCGGATTTTCGACCAGCTGGCCGCGCTGGACCCGGAGGAACATCCATGGGTCGTCAATTTCGTGATCAACCGGGCATCGCGCCTCGTCGGTCATGAGCGCTGGGAAGACGGGCTCGAAGCCGCCTCGCTTGCGCGCCGTGTCGCCGACAGCTGGGGATCGCAATACGCACGGATGATCATAGCCCGCGATCACACTTGCGCGCTGGCGGCTCTTGATCGTGCGGATGAGATCGCTCCCGAATTGGCATTTCTGCGCGAAAACAAGGCGGAATCCTACACACTCGCCGCGCAGGCGCTGCTCTGTGTCGGAGAACGCGCCGAAGCCGTCGATCTGCTGCTTGAAGGGATCGCCGACGAACCGAACCGCAGTCAGGTTCTGGGGGCTTGCAGCCGAGCACCTTCGACCTGTTCTATACGCCGTCTAAATTGCCGCATCCGGTCGAGTTGCTCGACGAAAGCGCCGAGTTGCAGGCAGCCTTCGAGCAATATGCGCGCGTCATCCCGGAGGAGTTCACGCCGACTGCATCGATCCTCGCGAACCGCTGAGCGTCCTTCGAGGCCTTCGCGCCCGCGCGCGAGGAACACCGCTGCTAAGTTCACCTCCTCGGCTTTGGTGCGGACCCGACCTTCTTTGGCAGCATCGCTAGCTGTGCGAGGATGCAACTGGGCCAGTCGGGGCGCGACTGCACCTCGATCGACTATCGCATCGCCGGGATCTAGCCGCCGGTCGGGGTGACTGGGTCGGTCATCGAACTGGGCTTTGCTTTTGCGGCCATGACCTCTGGGTGCCATTTATCTCTTTCCTGCAGGAGCTTACCTTGCCCACAGTCCCGCGTTTCCTGGTCGCACTGACCGCCTTCATCCTTCCCCATGCCGGACAGGCGCAGATGGGCGGCGATGGGGCGGAGGCGGAATTTGCGACGTGCGCGGACGCGGGTGCGAACCCCGCGCTCGCCGGCACGCAATGCGCGCTCGTATCGACCCCGCTCGACCATGCGGCACCCGCGCAGGGCGCGATCGACCTGTTCGTGCGCAAGTTTCCCGCACGCGGACCCACGCAAGGCGAACTCTGGCTGATCGCCGGCGGGCCGGGGGAATCGGGCGCTTCCTTCTATCCCTTCATCGATACGCTGCGCGCGGCAGCCCCGGGCTTCGACCTCATCGTGCCCGATCACCGCGGCACCGGCTATTCGGCGCGGCTGTGCCCGGCCGAGGAAAGTGCGCAAAGCGATGGCGGGATGGCTTTGGAAGGGGCCGAATGGGGGAGCTGTATCGGTTCGATGCATGCCGATCCGCAGCGCACGCAATCCTTCACCATCACCAATGCCGCGCATGACATCACGCTGTTGATGGACGAGTTGGGCAGCGCAGACCGGCGCTATCTCTATGGCGTTTCCTACGGCACGCAGCTGGTCCTGCGCACGCTGGCGGTCGCCCCGCCCGCATCGCTCGACGGAGTGATCCTCGATTCGCTCGTTCCCGCGGATGACGATATGCGCCACGACCTCAGCCGCCGCTCGCAGGTCACCGACACGATCGGGCGGCGGGTGCTGCGGCAATGCGATGCACGCGCCGAGTGCAGCCGGTATTTCGACCGCCCGCTGGAACAGGCCGTGGCCGACCTGCTCGCCGATCCCGAACTGTCGGAGCCGCTTGGCGCGAACCCGAAATATCTGCTCGCGGCGCTGATCGACTTTCCCGAGACGCGCGCGATCCTGCCCTATGTGATTGCCGACCTGCACCGCGGCGAGACTGCCTGGCTGGACCATGCCAAAGCGCAGCTGGGCGCCATACAGGCGCGGTTCGCGGCGTTTCCGCAATTCGGGTCCTCGATCCCGCTGGTCAGCCTGATCAGCCGGTCGGAGAACAATCGCCGTCCCGATCTGACCGCCGAGATGATCGCCGAAGAGGAGGCCGGACTGCTCTTCGCCAGTCCGCTGCCCCGCCATCTGCTGCCGGGCGGGTTCCCGACTTACGATCCCGGCGAGGCGCTGGGACGGATGCCCGCGAGCCTTCCGCCCACGCTGGTGCTGCAGGGCCAGCTCGACCCCAAGACCGCCTATGACGGCGCGGCTGCCTATGTCGACCGGCTCGGCGCGCGCGGCGAGATTACCTTGTCCGCCAGCGCCACCGCGCCGCATTATCTGCTGATGACCGATCCGGATTTCTTCGTCACCGAAGTCGGTGCGTTCATCGGCGAATGATCAGGCCCCGCGTCGCCAGCGGGCGATGAAGAACCCGTCGAGACCGCCCGCGTCCACGAGCATGCCGGGATCGGTACGGATCCAGCCCTCGGCAGTGGCCGCCAGCCCTGCCGGCAATTCGTCCGGCGAGACGGCGAGCGTGGGCATGGTGACGGCGCCCGTCTGGTCCTCGCCCTCCTCGCGTTCGAGCGAACAGGTCGCATAGACCAGCGTCCCGCCGGGCTTGAGCCAGCCCTGCGCCTGCTGCAGCAGCGCGGTATGGAGCTCGGCCATTTCCTCGATCTGCCGTGCGCCGATCCGGTGCAGGACATCGGGATGGCGGCGCGCGGTGCCGGTGGCGGTGCAGGGCGCGTCGAGCAGGATGGCATCGTACTGGTGCTTGGGCTCCCATTTCAGCGCATCGGCGCGCACGGTATTGGCCTTCAGCCCCGTGCGCTTGAGGTTCGCCTTGAGCAGGTCGAGCCGGCGCTTGGAAATATCGAGCGCGGTGACCTGCCAGCCCTGCGCCGCCAGCTGCAGCGTCTTGCCCCCGGGCGCAGCGCACAGGTCGAGCACATGGCGCCCCTCCCCCTGTCCCAGCAGCCGCGCGGGCAGCGCCGCAGCAAGGTCCTGCACCCACCACGCGCCCTCGGCAAAGCCGGGCAGCGTTTCGACACTCGCGCCGCGCGGGAGCCGCAGGTGGCCCGGCATCAGGCTGTCGGCGGCAAGCTGGACCTGCCAGTGCTCCGTTTCGGAAGGATCGCGCAGCGTGAGGTCGAGCGGCGGCGGTTCGGCGAGACCGGCGGCAATCGCCTCGGCCCGCTCGCCCCAGCGCGCCGCGACTTCGGCGGGCAGCGTCGGCGCGGCAGGCAGCGCCGCCTCGCGCTTGGTCAGTGTGGAGAATACGCCGTGCGCCAGCCGCCGCGGACCGCCCGCGAGCAAATCGAGCCCTGTCGCCACCACCGCATGCGGCGGCGTGCCCAGCCGCAGCCATTGCGCAAGCATCATCCGCAGCACCATGCGCGCCTTGGCATCGTGCGGCAGCGGCTTCTTGGTCGCGCTGTCGATCAGCGCATCGAGATCGACCAGCCAGCGGAGCACTTCGCTGGCGATGGCACGCGCGAGCGCCTTATCCTCGAACTTGCGCAGGTCCTTGGTGGCGCCGGCGAAGGCGATGTCGAGCGTCTCGCCGCGGCGGATTACGGCGTCGAGCAGGCGCAGCGCGGCACGGCGTGCGTGGATACCTTGGGGTTGGGCCATGGCCGCGCCCCTACCCGCACTTGCACAAAGCCGCCAGCGGCATCATCTTGGCAGCATGCCGAAACGCGCCACCACCCGCCCCGAAGGCTTCAAGAAGC
This genomic window from Qipengyuania sp. HL-TH1 contains:
- the msrA gene encoding peptide-methionine (S)-S-oxide reductase MsrA, which translates into the protein MAQQQAIVAGGCFWCTEAVMKDVIGVSAVESGYIGGHQPNPTYKEVCTGNTGHAEGVRVTFDDAQITLAQLYDVFLGTHDPTQLNRQGNDVGTQYRSAIFPLDGQEDEARAAIARWNDEHPGQQAVTTIESGEWYPGEDYHQEYWEGEGQRNPYCQAVIPPKLMKLRRSFQKYLKQDA
- a CDS encoding alpha/beta fold hydrolase, giving the protein MPTVPRFLVALTAFILPHAGQAQMGGDGAEAEFATCADAGANPALAGTQCALVSTPLDHAAPAQGAIDLFVRKFPARGPTQGELWLIAGGPGESGASFYPFIDTLRAAAPGFDLIVPDHRGTGYSARLCPAEESAQSDGGMALEGAEWGSCIGSMHADPQRTQSFTITNAAHDITLLMDELGSADRRYLYGVSYGTQLVLRTLAVAPPASLDGVILDSLVPADDDMRHDLSRRSQVTDTIGRRVLRQCDARAECSRYFDRPLEQAVADLLADPELSEPLGANPKYLLAALIDFPETRAILPYVIADLHRGETAWLDHAKAQLGAIQARFAAFPQFGSSIPLVSLISRSENNRRPDLTAEMIAEEEAGLLFASPLPRHLLPGGFPTYDPGEALGRMPASLPPTLVLQGQLDPKTAYDGAAAYVDRLGARGEITLSASATAPHYLLMTDPDFFVTEVGAFIGE
- a CDS encoding RsmB/NOP family class I SAM-dependent RNA methyltransferase, giving the protein MAQPQGIHARRAALRLLDAVIRRGETLDIAFAGATKDLRKFEDKALARAIASEVLRWLVDLDALIDSATKKPLPHDAKARMVLRMMLAQWLRLGTPPHAVVATGLDLLAGGPRRLAHGVFSTLTKREAALPAAPTLPAEVAARWGERAEAIAAGLAEPPPLDLTLRDPSETEHWQVQLAADSLMPGHLRLPRGASVETLPGFAEGAWWVQDLAAALPARLLGQGEGRHVLDLCAAPGGKTLQLAAQGWQVTALDISKRRLDLLKANLKRTGLKANTVRADALKWEPKHQYDAILLDAPCTATGTARRHPDVLHRIGARQIEEMAELHTALLQQAQGWLKPGGTLVYATCSLEREEGEDQTGAVTMPTLAVSPDELPAGLAATAEGWIRTDPGMLVDAGGLDGFFIARWRRGA
- a CDS encoding tetratricopeptide repeat protein; translated protein: MAKQQVAKTAPRRQSLEVKLGVGKMYRLFAAATLLIAAPLSAQQVHEQQAAFDAAVLSDRELIAEAQANRWLEQPCDIGVPLFGEILERGLGDTHVARAQLFAGALCDDERDDYAAGMAKVRQLEAGWPDFDFTDLGLYFAVRSNNAAEYLSRMRALDNGQLGEFEPQRFWQGFRMVRDQGAEDRFDDIMLEWIDARRLAYLPADLHAGVAMAALSAAIRHGRTEMAPQLLATIRSPADYLTLLSMREYEAIWPFAAERAGPNLEAITDEYVFWASARLENHPSDRDRFSDAAHALHYAGRFEEAIALARQWRERDGSMASIEEGDGWTLNIEAYANDALGRRDEADRIFDQLAALDPEEHPWVVNFVINRASRLVGHERWEDGLEAASLARRVADSWGSQYARMIIARDHTCALAALDRADEIAPELAFLRENKAESYTLAAQALLCVGERAEAVDLLLEGIADEPNRSQVLGACSRAPSTCSIRRLNCRIRSSCSTKAPSCRQPSSNMRASSRRSSRRLHRSSRTAERPSRPSRPRARNTAAKFTSSALVRTRPSLAASLAVRGCNWASRGATAPRSTIASPGSSRRSG